The Pseudopipra pipra isolate bDixPip1 chromosome 8, bDixPip1.hap1, whole genome shotgun sequence sequence GAATGCATTCAAATTTGGTGACACTTGCgttctgaaagcattttttcttctaGGCACAAGAGGTTGTAAATGTAAAGAGCCAATATGggagaaaagaaggcagaaCCATTGGACTTTGTAAAAGATTTTCAGGAATATCTTACCCAGCAGACTCACCATGTCAATATGATTTCTGGATCAGTTACTGGCGACAAGGAAGTGGAGACTCTCCAGGGAGGTGAGCTCATTTCAGTGCCATAAATTTGACTACTTTTGAGAGTGACTGCACTGTTTTCAGTCCAGGTAATTATGCAGGTGCTGCAGTTGTATGGAAGCATTTCTGATAGTCTTTTTCACATCACAAAAGATGTGTATGTACCTTTGTTTTATAGTTCTGTATATTTAAAGACCAAAGGCATAGAGAAGCAGAAGATATTTGGCCTATTCTCACAGCGTGACAGTGTCCTACAGATTCTTAATTAAAATCTTTGTTGTGTTGCTCACAGCTGGGACAGAAGGTGATCAGAACGGTCTGGACCATCCCTCTGTTGAAGTTTCACTGGATGAAAACTCAGGAATGTTGGTGGATGGGTTTGAAAGGACGTTTGATGGAAAGTTGAAGTGTCGATACTGCAACTATGCCAGCAAAGGAACAGCTCGGCTCATAGAACACATCAGGATTCACACAGGTGGGGAATGTTCTGCTGGGCTTGGCTGTGGGGCTTGGGCTATTAACTCAACATTGTGATTTGTGTGTGAGAAGCTGACTATTCAAGAAGCCTGATAGTTCTTAACAATTAGAACTGGGGTTTGGGTTGGTTCTTTATAACTGTGTTTTAAAGGTGTGCCATGTATTTAAACTATGCAAATTCCTACTGACATTTATTGTAAGTAACTCTATGGGAGTAAAGCTTAGCATGAAAACTTCAATGTAAATTGAAGGGCTCTAAAATTAACTATTAGTTTTTCTGTGCTAATCAGAAAAGTGACAAATGTATATGTTGCTACCTGGAGATTTATAGggccttttcttcctctgttgtTTAGCTATGGGAATATTCCTGTTCTCCACAACGTTCTAGATGTGAAAGTACAAAGCATGGGATTAAGAGTAAAGTTTTCTTATTGGTAGAGTATTCAAAAGTGAGGGCATATGATCAAGCTGATTGGTAACagtaatggaaagaaaaaaaaaaatcaattgtgGCTTGTTTAAGAGCATTTGCCACTGTTGGGTGTATaaagctgaaaagcaaaactctcAGTAGAGTGTGGAATATCCTAAACTGTTCCTGAAGTCAGCTCCACCTTCTTGGCACATGAGAGGAAACACATGAAAGGTGCTTGTGAAGTCTACTGAGTATATTACACTGACACAGAAGACTTTAGGGCTGGTAACTAgagcagtaagaaaaaaaaaattgtcttctgCAAAGAATGAAAGTTTTCATAGGTTTCCAATCTGGTATGGAGTGTTCCAAAACTTCCAAGTGTCTTGGATAGTTTGGGACTCACCTTGAAGGAAACATGTTGTAACTGGAATATAATTTATCTCTCTTCAGGTAGCCTAGTCACATTCTCACTTTGCTGGGAACCATTGCTTTCACAGGATGTTTATCACAtattacacacaaaaaaatccattctgGGATGGAAGCATCCATCCCAGGATGGATTTTGGGGAATTCAATGCTCCTTGGTGCTGGTCCTGCAGTGTTGGCTTGTTTTGACAAGGCACAATCGGATAGGAAATGGCAACAATTAGAAATCAAAGAGTTCTGTGGTTCAGACTCTAGGGACCTGGTAAATTCTCCTCTTGTGCTACCATGAGCTGCCTCTGTGTGTAGCTGTTGCTGTTTTCAGATTCCCAGTGGAAATTTTGAGGAGTTCCAGTAGTGGATAAGGTACCTTGGCTTGTGTACCTGCCTTTGCAACAGCCTTAAAGCCATGgcttgctgcagagctgcaaagCAGCAATGGGCTTTGGAGCTGTTTGTTTGGTCTAGTTTTTCATAAAGCAGGTACAGCTTCACCTACCATTTGCCTCATATGGGATGTGGACAACGAGGGATACTTTTATCAGCTTTACTCTGTGCAGTGCTAATGCTGAGCTTGTGAAATGAGGGCCGTGGATTGGGGAAAACTGTACTGCAGACTCACAGAGCTCGTTTTTAAAGAGCACTTAAAATATGCAGAGGTAACATCAAATTTAAAATGTCACGTCTTTTCAGCAGCAAGAAGCTGTTGCCATCTGAAAACTTGCCTCCCCAAGCCCACAGTTCCTGCTGGCCAGGTGTCAGCATGAGCAGATGGACTGCTAGAGCTGGTGGGAGGCATAAATTGCTCCTAGAAAATGTTGGAACTGTGTGCTTGCTAGTTCTTGGGATGGTTTTCATGGTGTGTATGGGGTTTCTCAAACAGAATGAATGAGTTAATATCAAATGTCATAAATTTTATCAATACTAGAgagcaaaaaaatcaaatctctCTTCTTTAAGTATCAAAAAGTGGGTATTGGCGTAGTGTCAGCATTCCTTCTCTTACTCTAGGGAGTTGCCTACCTTTTCATACTCTCAGATCTGAGGTTAACAGTTCTCTCTTGGGTTTTCAGAATGCTTTCTTGTCCTGTGCTGCTTTAGGGAGGAGAGCCCTCCAAGTAAATGGCTTGAGGTGGCTGAACAAAATTCCTGTGGGAGCTTGTGACCGTTTCATCATAGTTGCAGCATAATGTATACAAAGGCAAGAAAGATTCCAACCAGGAATTGGGATGCTGAGAAACATCCTCAAAAATCTCTAACCCAACAGTCATTAGTCAGAAGCAAACGTTCCATGAGTTACACGAATTTGGGTGTTGAGGCAAACATAATGCTTTGGGTTTGGGCCTTGACTAACATTTTGAGTTGTGTCTCGTGGTTGTAATGAGAGGGGGATGCAGGGCTGTCACTCTTGTGTCCATCAAAGAGCTCTGGCAGTTTGGACACACCTTCACACAGGGAGCAGCCAAATTTCTGGTTCAGACATGCCTGATAATGAAATACCAGTGACTGACAACAGTAACAGTTCACTTCTCTGCACCAACCTGTTCAGTTTTAGAATGTAAACAAGGATCtcaggctgcttttttttctctgtataagTTTCCCCTTTGCCTTGTTACAGTACATTTCCATCCTTAATTTTAATTCAGCACTGCATGTCCTGATGGCAACAGCACTTTGCCATAACCTTAGTGGCTCGTCAGAAAGCTccactttctttctttgtacagAGACAGGGCACTCCAGAACAAGAAGAGGGTaatttttgatttggttttccTGGGGgctgttgtgtttgttttttttaatcaagggAAAGGAGATCCAAGACCTGAGTGTTGTTTTGCTTGGAAGCATGGCAAAGGGCCAGGAGATGGATTGCATGCACTGTGAGGGCTCAGAGTGATGAATCAGCATTAGAATTAAAATAGGGAAGTGGTAGATGACCAGTAGCCTCAGAGCACTGTAAGTAAACAGGTAATGCATCCTGGATAACATCAAGTGTAGCAAAGTATCTGCCAAAGTAATTATGTCCCAGGCATGATCATGCAACCATTACTAAGTGCAGCCTCCTGCAGGGTTGGcttcctgcagagcctggcagcAGGATAATGAGGAGTTCAGCAGCTGTGGTGTGTTACAGATGTGCAACACGTGATGCAAATCCTTTTATCTCTGAGTAACCATTTTTTGAGTTTTTCATGCTATGTGGCAAGAGAATCAGTTGCACAACAGTGATTTAGCAATTAACCTGGAATTCTAGATAGGAAGGATAAGATGATCATTCATTTCAGCACCTGAACAGGCATCAAATCCTTTAGGCATTTCTGACATTGCAGACCTGGATCTAAAAACTTCTAGAAGATCAGCGTATCAGAGGATAATCAAAAGTCCCATTGTGTTACAAATGGCCTGTAATGATGTTTGaaagttttctgtatttttaaaatgctaatgGACTATCTATAAATTTCATTTAATAGAAGGTCAGAGTTCTACCTGTGTAAAAGGAGAATACCTGACCACCTCCCATGTCTGGGAGAACACACAACTCTCCAGGGAGTACctggcttttgttttatttaataactCTTTAGCCACAGGATCCTTTCTCAAAACTCAATTTTTTTGGTGGGTGCATGGGTTTTTTAGGTTGTAGTTCCAGGATGTTTAATACTAGGGATGTTTGGAGGATACCAGAAGGACATCCTCCCTCAGTGTTTAAGCTCAGTTATTATGAAGAGTGATTCATTTTGGTGGCACAGACATGCCTGTAGCTCCACAGGTGAGGGAGAGTTTGGATCCAGTCCAGGGCACCACACAAACATCACTGCGTTCAGCCTTGGCATCCCTGGGGCAATTCCAAGGCAGCTTGTTTATTGTGCTAATTCCactcactttttttccctgtgctaATTATCACTTGGGTGAGGCAGAGATGTCCCAATGTTCTTTGTTCTTCCACTGGATACTCAGCTGAGCTCAAGGCTGGCAGTGACTCTGGAGTTCGATCAGCAGTTCACAGCGAGCCGCTCCGTGTCCCACAAAAAGCCTTTTCCGAGTGCTCCGAGGTGCTTTAGCATGATCTGTTCTAATTTTCCAGGTGAGAAGCCACACAGGTGCCATCTGTGTCCCTTTGCCTCGGCCTATGAGCGTCACCTGGAGGCCCACATGCGATCCCACACCGGGGAGAAGCCCTACAAGTGTGAACTGTGCTCCTTCCGCTGCAGCGACAGGAGCAACCTGTCCCACCACCGGCGGCGCAAACACAAGATGGTGCCCATCAAGGGCACGAGGTCTTCCCTGAGCAGCAAGAAGATGTGGGGGGTTTTGCAGAAGAAGACCAGCAATTTGGGGTACAGCAGAAGAGCATTAATTAATTTGAGCCCACCTTCCATGGTGGTGCAGAAACCAGACTACCTTAATGACTTCACCCACGAAATCCCAAATATCCAGACTGAAGCATATGAGGGCATGGCAAAAACGGCTCAGAGTGGAGGGTTGCCAAGAGATCCACAAGACCTCATGGTGGATAATCCTTTAAACCAGCTCTCCACGTTGGCTGGACAGTTGTCCAGCTTGCcacctgaaaaccaaaatcCAGCCTCTCCTGACGTTGTTTCCTGTCAGGATGAAAAGCCTTTCATGATCCAGCAGCCTGCTGCACCTGCAGTAGTTTCAGCTGTGTCAGCAAATATTCCTCAAAAC is a genomic window containing:
- the IKZF5 gene encoding zinc finger protein Pegasus is translated as MGEKKAEPLDFVKDFQEYLTQQTHHVNMISGSVTGDKEVETLQGAGTEGDQNGLDHPSVEVSLDENSGMLVDGFERTFDGKLKCRYCNYASKGTARLIEHIRIHTGEKPHRCHLCPFASAYERHLEAHMRSHTGEKPYKCELCSFRCSDRSNLSHHRRRKHKMVPIKGTRSSLSSKKMWGVLQKKTSNLGYSRRALINLSPPSMVVQKPDYLNDFTHEIPNIQTEAYEGMAKTAQSGGLPRDPQDLMVDNPLNQLSTLAGQLSSLPPENQNPASPDVVSCQDEKPFMIQQPAAPAVVSAVSANIPQNSSPTSPDPRPPQNQRNYSPVAGPSSDRSAHTSTPSISNSQPSTPAPTLPVQDPQLLHHCPHCDMYFADNILYTIHMGCHGFENPFQCNICGCKCKNKYDFACHFARGQHNQH